Proteins encoded within one genomic window of Brassica rapa cultivar Chiifu-401-42 chromosome A09, CAAS_Brap_v3.01, whole genome shotgun sequence:
- the LOC103840246 gene encoding F-box/kelch-repeat protein SKIP25 — protein MKKIKYENTEREAILKRPASMATAAAARSTPAKQIALIDGLPDHISEICLSLVSRPSLLAAVCTRWRRLVYSPEFPPFSSLYALFVASSSDPTPGLRRVNSAIRLMCFDPVSSKWDPLPPPPPELPLNRIIYRHPSYISFNLPIQCVSASGKLVIIAGSNQELSPAISHPLIFDPISSAWTSGPPIGSPRRWCATGACGGVIYIASGVSSQFSSTVAKSIEKLDLTDHNRSNWEKLREMRDLRFSREAIDAVGWRRKLLMVNVKGDAVKEGAIYDVVNDDWEAMPEEMVAGWRGPVAAMEEETLYSVDEKKGTVRIYDAEKTEWREVRVVEGGEELLKGAQQITAVAGKLCIITVDGRIVMVDVMTEPAKIWTVEKPQGLEPVSVHVLPRMSRPDFADV, from the coding sequence atgaagaaaattaaatatgaaaacacAGAGAGAGAAGCGATACTGAAACGGCCTGCATCAATGGCTACCGCCGCCGCCGCACGATCAACGCCGGCGAAGCAAATCGCCTTAATTGACGGACTTCCCGACCACATATCGGAGATCTGCCTTTCCCTCGTATCCCGTCCGTCGCTACTTGCCGCCGTTTGTACACGGTGGCGCCGCCTCGTATACTCTCCCGAGTTCCCACCGTTCTCGTCTCTCTACGCGCTTTTCGTCGCCTCGAGCTCGGATCCGACTCCGGGTCTCCGTCGGGTTAACTCAGCAATCCGGTTAATGTGTTTCGACCCGGTTTCTTCCAAATGGGATCCGCTCCCTCCTCCTCCGCCTGAACTACCTCTTAACCGGATTATCTACCGTCATCCGTCGTATATCTCCTTTAATTTACCGATTCAGTGCGTTTCCGCCTCCGGAAAACTTGTTATCATCGCCGGGAGTAACCAAGAACTCTCTCCGGCGATCTCTCACCCTCTAATTTTCGATCCGATCTCTTCTGCATGGACCTCCGGGCCGCCGATAGGATCGCCGAGACGGTGGTGCGCAACCGGAGCTTGCGGCGGAGTTATCTACATCGCTAGTGGTGTGAGTTCGCAATTCTCGTCAACCGTCGCGAAATCGATCGAGAAACTCGATCTCACGGATCATAATCGCAGTAACTGGGAGAAACTGAGGGAGATGAGAGACTTACGGTTTAGCCGTGAAGCCATTGACGCAGTTGGATGGAGAAGGAAGCTCTTAATGGTGAATGTAAAAGGCGACGCAGTTAAAGAAGGAGCTATTTACGACGTCGTTAATGACGATTGGGAAGCCATGCCGGAGGAAATGGTGGCGGGATGGAGAGGTCCGGTGGCGGCGATGGAGGAGGAGACGCTTTATTCAGTTGATGAAAAGAAAGGAACAGTGAGGATATACGATGCCGAGAAGACAGAGTGGAGAGAAGTAAGGGTGGTGGAAGGTGGTGAAGAGTTGCTTAAAGGAGCTCAGCAAATAACGGCGGTAGCCGGAAAGCTTTGTATTATTACCGTTGACGGAAGAATTGTAATGGTGGATGTTATGACGGAGCCGGCGAAGATTTGGACCGTGGAAAAACCTCAAGGGCTTGAACCGGTTTCGGTTCATGTATTACCAAGGATGAGCCGACCGGATTTTGCTGACGTATAA
- the LOC117127789 gene encoding uncharacterized protein LOC117127789 produces the protein MSIGCLYCFKVICFMKKHIKKEDIKPLKAEGLTKVGEKDANNSVEKKKPETCKEPVYRLIECSSRVGSSNMEEYESEGFYVGVSSSPMTNDFNKVKTFDFREVAKATAK, from the coding sequence ATGTCTATAGGATGTCTTTATTGTTTCAAAGTCATATGTTTcatgaagaaacacatcaagaaAGAAGACATTAAACCCCTGAAAGCAGAAGGTTTGACAAAGGTTGGAGAAAAAGATGCAAACAACAGCGTGGAGAAGAAAAAACCAGAGACATGCAAGGAACCTGTGTACCGCCTTATAGAATGTAGCTCACGTGTAGGTAGCAGTAACATGGAAGAGTACGAGTCTGAAGGTTTTTATGTAGGTGTCTCTTCTTCACCAATGACTAATGATTTCAACAAAGTGAAGACCTTTGATTTTCGTGAAGTCGCAAAAGCCACGGCAAAATGA
- the LOC103840250 gene encoding lysosomal Pro-X carboxypeptidase, giving the protein MIRSLKQNLSSEASPVVVFGGSYGGTWFRLKYPHIAIGALASSAPILQFDNIVPLTSFYDAISQDFKDASVKCFKVIKRSWEELDAVSNMKHGLPELSVYRDGDDIELLKQEHVPTVRK; this is encoded by the exons ATGATTAGAAGCTTGAAGCAGAATTTATCGTCCGAGGCATCACCTGTGGTTGTATTTGGTGGCTCGTATGGTGGAA CGTGGTTCAGGCTCAAGTATCCCCACATAGCAATCGGAGCATTAGCATCCTCTGCTCCAATTCTTCAATTCGATAATATTGTGCCATTAACAAGCTTCTATGATGCAATATCTCAGGATTTTAAG GATGCGAGTGTTAAATGTTTCAAAGTCATAAAGAGAAGCTGGGAAGAGCTAGATGCAGTTTCCAACATGAAGCATGGCTTGCCAGAACTCA GCGTGTACAGAGATGGTGATGACATTGAGCTGCTCAAACAAGAGCATGTTCCCACCGTACGAAAATGA